A window of Daphnia pulicaria isolate SC F1-1A chromosome 4, SC_F0-13Bv2, whole genome shotgun sequence genomic DNA:
GTGATGGGTCGTACTGCTTACATTCAAGAGTAAACCTAGATTTTGAGAGATCCGGACCAGAATTCCACTCAGAATCCCTATTCAAATTACAGtccccttgaaatttgtatgcCTGTAGGCTATAgacctattttttaattttgtattgTTCTAATGCCCATTCGTCGACTCTCATtaagatttttcatttgacagCGCCACTAGTCTAGCTCTACTAGTTCCTAATTTccatgagagaaaaaaaaacttaactcAGCACATTTTAGCGCTAGaacaatttatattatatctaaaattaaatttatttatattgcaAAAAGTGTGAATCACATTCCGGGCCGGCTTTGTCCATTTCCGTCGCGATGGTATTAACTCTTAGAATGTGTAATGCCAGTGTTGTCAAAAGTGATTGGCCATCCACTGGACGTAACAGTAGTGCTCACAGGACAATCGAGGAAAGTCACTGGTCAGCATATCAGAGATTGGGGCTCTAGTTAAAAAGTCATTTTGGGCTATTAATCAGAAGTCGTCAGCGTCCGAGCTGACGTAGGTCAGTTTTCTGGAGTTAGGAAGGCATGACACTTCAAACAGCAGCATACGGAGAATTTCATCATTAAGGTTGCATTGGGCATTACTTTTCTTGCTGGAACCACTACCGAATACCAAAGGTCTATTTAGCATACGGGATATTTAGCTCGGAAATAATATGTAAGGGAtattaggaaaaaaaataattgtttgacGAATGATGAAtaacaaaggaaaaattagCATATcttgaaaagaacaaaatctcAAATGGATGAAATTTACCTCTTCGAGAGTATTTTGACAAATGCGTCTCCTGGGCGAATCCTCTCCTTTGAAGACGATGCTGTTCTCCAGGATTAGGTCGACGTCGTAGGAGGAATTCTTCGCGATTGTGGTACTTgtcctttttgactttttggtgACCGTTTCCAAATCCATTGGGTTCTTGACGATGTTGTAGTAATCCTTGACGAATTTCTTGTTGAAGGGCTTGAGGATCGGCTGGCAGAGGCTTCAACTTTCCGTTGGTGATGTTGTCGAGGACGTAGGAAAGGGCCACCTGATCTTCGTCATCCAGCAATGGATTGATGGCATTTTCGAGCCTCATGCACCTCTCTTCTTTCTGGGAAAGCCTTTCGATGCAAAGATCCAGCATCCACTTGGCAGTTGTAATCAAAAGGCTTTTATATTCGTTGTACATCGTTGAATTTCCCAGGATGAGGTTGATGTCGGACAGAAAATCTTCGTGGCACTGCTATCGCTGGTATTGCACAGGAAAGGCTGGGCATTGGGCAAGC
This region includes:
- the LOC124336772 gene encoding transcription initiation factor TFIID subunit 1-like; this translates as MYNEYKSLLITTAKWMLDLCIERLSQKEERCMRLENAINPLLDDEDQVALSYVLDNITNGKLKPLPADPQALQQEIRQGLLQHRQEPNGFGNGHQKVKKDKYHNREEFLLRRRPNPGEQHRLQRRGFAQETHLSKYSRRDII